In Juglans microcarpa x Juglans regia isolate MS1-56 chromosome 8D, Jm3101_v1.0, whole genome shotgun sequence, the following are encoded in one genomic region:
- the LOC121242734 gene encoding uncharacterized protein LOC121242734, with translation MGGGMEANKNRFIEDWGSARENLEHNFRWTRRNFALVGLFGLAVPILVYKGIVREFHMQDEDAGRPYRKFL, from the exons atggggGGTGGAATGGAGGCTAACAAGAACCGGTTCATCGAGGATTGGGGCTCGGCCAGAGAGAACCTCGAGCACAACTTCCGCTGGACTCGCCGTAACTTTGCCCTCGTCGGCCTCTTCGGCCTCGCCGTCCCCATCCTTGTCTACAAGGGCATCGTCCGTGAATTT CATATGCAAGATGAGGATGCAGGCAGGCCGTACAGGAAGTTTCTGTAA